In a genomic window of Halobiforma lacisalsi AJ5:
- the gpmI gene encoding 2,3-bisphosphoglycerate-independent phosphoglycerate mutase, translated as MDAALIVLDGWGLGTDEGRDAVAAAETPTFDRLAESGAYGTLEVSGRRVGLPEGQMGNSEVGHLNIGAGRVVYQEYTRISDSIEDGSFRENDAINAAFDNALANDGKIHFVGLVSDGGVHSDHEHLHALIELAGDRDVEAVTHAITDGRDTSPTGGREYLATLEDVIDEHGTGHVATVSGRYYAMDRDQNWERTKRAYDAIVNRRAEHEAESALEAVEESYERDVTDEFVEPTLVSDRPALEDGDSVVWFNFRSDRARQLTRMLADIRPEDWAGEVATSPPDAEVVMMTQYDKTFDLPVAYPPSQPENVLGEVLADAGRTQLRIAESEKYAHVTYFLNGGREVEFDGEIREIVESPDVPTYDEQPEMSAPEVTDTAVDVIESEDPDTLVLNYANPDMVGHTGDYEAAIEAVEAVDEQLGRLVATLEEYGAHVLITADHGNADNMGTEDDPHTAHTYNDVPLIYLAPDGTDAGRTVRDGGTLADIAPTLLELIDLERPPEMTGEPLLE; from the coding sequence ATGGACGCTGCGTTGATCGTACTCGACGGCTGGGGTCTCGGAACCGACGAGGGGCGCGACGCCGTCGCCGCCGCCGAGACGCCGACGTTCGATCGACTCGCCGAGAGCGGCGCGTACGGCACCCTCGAGGTCTCCGGGCGACGGGTCGGCCTCCCGGAGGGCCAGATGGGCAACAGCGAGGTCGGCCACCTGAACATCGGCGCGGGACGGGTCGTCTACCAGGAGTACACGCGCATCTCCGATTCGATCGAGGACGGCTCTTTCCGGGAAAACGACGCGATCAACGCGGCGTTCGACAACGCCCTCGCAAACGATGGCAAGATCCACTTCGTCGGTCTCGTCAGCGACGGTGGCGTCCACTCCGACCACGAGCACCTGCACGCGCTGATCGAACTGGCCGGCGACCGGGACGTGGAGGCAGTCACCCACGCGATCACCGACGGCCGGGACACCTCGCCGACCGGCGGCCGGGAGTACCTCGCGACCCTCGAGGACGTGATCGACGAGCACGGGACGGGCCACGTCGCGACGGTCTCGGGCCGCTACTACGCGATGGACCGCGACCAGAACTGGGAGCGGACGAAGCGGGCCTACGACGCCATCGTGAACCGTCGGGCCGAGCACGAGGCCGAGTCGGCCCTCGAGGCGGTCGAGGAGTCCTACGAGCGGGACGTGACCGACGAGTTCGTCGAACCGACGCTCGTGTCCGACCGTCCGGCGCTCGAGGACGGCGATTCGGTCGTCTGGTTCAACTTCCGCTCGGACCGCGCCCGCCAGTTGACGCGGATGCTCGCCGACATCCGGCCCGAGGACTGGGCCGGCGAGGTCGCGACCAGTCCGCCGGACGCCGAGGTCGTCATGATGACCCAGTACGACAAGACGTTCGACCTACCCGTCGCGTACCCGCCGTCCCAGCCGGAGAACGTGCTGGGCGAGGTGCTCGCCGACGCGGGCCGGACGCAACTGCGGATCGCCGAGTCCGAGAAGTACGCCCACGTCACCTACTTCCTGAACGGTGGCCGCGAGGTCGAGTTCGACGGCGAGATCCGCGAGATCGTCGAGAGCCCCGACGTGCCGACCTACGACGAACAGCCCGAGATGAGCGCGCCCGAGGTGACAGACACCGCCGTCGACGTCATCGAGTCCGAGGATCCGGACACGCTCGTGCTCAACTACGCCAACCCCGACATGGTCGGCCACACGGGCGACTACGAGGCCGCGATCGAGGCCGTCGAGGCCGTCGACGAACAGCTCGGGCGGCTGGTGGCGACCCTCGAGGAGTACGGCGCCCACGTCCTGATCACGGCGGATCACGGCAACGCCGATAACATGGGGACCGAGGACGACCCCCACACGGCACACACGTACAACGACGTCCCGCTGATCTACCTCGCACCGGACGGGACCGACGCCGGCAGAACGGTCCGCGACGGCGGCACGCTCGCCGACATCGCGCCGACGCTGCTCGAGTTGATCGACCTGGAGCGGCCGCCGGAGATGACCGGCGAACCGCTGTTGGAGTAG
- a CDS encoding thiol-disulfide oxidoreductase DCC family protein produces the protein MSDSDGDPDPEPTLEDLPEDAPVVLFDGVCNLCNGFVQFLVPRDTEGVLYFASLQSDAATALLADHEPSADDLESVVLVEGDDCYVKSDAVIRVARHLGGIYTLAAVGRLVPRRLRDRLYDFVAANRYDWFGKKEQCMVPTGDVRERFLG, from the coding sequence ATGAGCGACTCCGACGGCGACCCCGATCCGGAGCCCACCCTCGAGGACCTTCCCGAGGACGCGCCGGTCGTGCTCTTCGACGGCGTCTGCAACCTCTGTAACGGGTTCGTCCAGTTTCTCGTTCCGAGGGACACCGAGGGCGTGCTCTACTTCGCCTCGCTCCAGTCGGACGCGGCGACGGCGCTGCTCGCCGATCACGAGCCCTCCGCCGACGACCTCGAGTCGGTCGTCCTCGTCGAGGGCGACGACTGTTACGTCAAATCCGACGCCGTCATTCGGGTCGCCCGCCACCTGGGTGGGATCTACACGCTCGCGGCGGTCGGCCGCCTCGTCCCGCGACGACTCCGGGACCGGCTCTACGATTTCGTCGCGGCCAACCGCTACGACTGGTTCGGCAAGAAAGAGCAGTGCATGGTGCCGACCGGCGACGTACGGGAGCGGTTTCTCGGGTGA
- a CDS encoding DNA double-strand break repair nuclease NurA — translation MTLDPVHFDGIARLARRIDHGADERDRRAFAETVWEEFLDPLRGKDGRAVLEPIDEQARRLVDCEAVALREREFPTEHGLDAGTINPTTFKNGLVVDIAQAAMSATPSDLDLHRSRTVVATVHSNDETMTVDDAWRKFDEGFSRSRVVKVPPLPRFAEGVVHALALYLAESTHARTHAEDVEDLLVLDGPIYPRGLLRWADQHPDLADFLLEDPRPTTVLENYVRLVEEFVDRDRPLVGFVKNPATRAITRTLKGDRDVEVSTPWNDDAALFTRLLERGEYVDDVDGTRWKRDTSALSYTNWFRSRGGVDAPLSADGDALGVDRNLPLENYEVTFFVVYDPRDDLVYRVEAPYAFTRDPDRRERLTMQVLQDVAVAHGPPTIVEKADELARIDRSEKRSLRESFEEEFETSQDRTYDDHRWDEPASY, via the coding sequence ATGACGCTCGATCCGGTCCACTTCGACGGCATCGCGCGGCTCGCGCGGCGGATCGACCACGGGGCCGACGAGCGCGACCGCCGTGCGTTCGCCGAAACCGTCTGGGAGGAGTTCCTCGACCCCTTGCGGGGGAAGGACGGGCGGGCCGTCCTCGAGCCGATCGACGAGCAAGCGCGTCGCCTCGTCGACTGCGAGGCCGTCGCGCTGCGGGAGCGAGAGTTCCCGACCGAACACGGACTCGACGCGGGGACGATCAACCCGACGACGTTCAAGAACGGCCTCGTCGTCGACATCGCCCAGGCCGCGATGAGCGCGACGCCGAGCGACCTCGACCTGCACCGCTCGCGGACCGTCGTCGCGACGGTCCACTCGAACGACGAGACGATGACAGTCGACGACGCCTGGCGGAAGTTCGACGAGGGGTTCAGCCGCAGTCGCGTCGTGAAGGTCCCGCCCCTGCCGCGGTTCGCCGAGGGCGTCGTCCACGCGCTGGCGCTGTACCTCGCCGAGAGCACCCACGCCCGCACCCACGCCGAGGACGTCGAGGACCTGCTGGTGCTGGACGGCCCGATCTATCCCCGCGGACTGCTCCGGTGGGCCGACCAGCACCCCGACCTCGCGGACTTCCTGCTCGAGGACCCCCGGCCGACGACGGTCTTAGAGAACTACGTCCGACTGGTCGAGGAGTTCGTCGACCGGGACCGGCCGCTCGTGGGCTTCGTCAAGAACCCGGCGACACGGGCCATCACGCGAACGCTAAAAGGCGACCGGGACGTCGAGGTCAGCACGCCGTGGAACGACGACGCGGCGCTTTTCACGCGGCTCCTCGAGCGCGGCGAGTACGTCGACGACGTCGACGGGACGCGGTGGAAACGGGACACGTCGGCGCTCTCTTACACGAACTGGTTCCGCTCCCGCGGGGGCGTCGACGCGCCCCTGTCGGCCGACGGCGACGCGCTCGGCGTCGACCGAAACCTCCCGCTCGAGAACTACGAGGTGACTTTCTTCGTCGTCTACGACCCGCGGGACGACCTGGTCTACCGGGTCGAGGCCCCCTACGCGTTCACCAGGGATCCCGACCGTCGCGAGCGGCTGACGATGCAGGTGCTCCAGGACGTCGCAGTGGCGCACGGCCCGCCGACGATCGTCGAGAAAGCCGACGAGTTAGCCCGGATCGACCGCTCGGAGAAGCGATCGCTGCGCGAATCCTTCGAGGAGGAGTTCGAGACGAGCCAGGACAGGACCTACGACGATCACCGCTGGGACGAGCCGGCGAGCTACTGA
- a CDS encoding DUF7113 family protein, translated as MLLVRGSAGGTELTGTLYERGERPPSFSGAPDGNAAYVWVCDEFYEVDSGGTVQRIDDREVHVAFESPMPRGFDTRQQAVEGAKEHVRTQFARIGVDPEAVELEVEKVERSDQT; from the coding sequence ATGCTTCTGGTACGCGGCAGCGCCGGTGGGACGGAACTCACCGGCACGCTGTACGAACGCGGTGAACGCCCGCCCTCCTTCAGCGGTGCACCCGACGGGAACGCCGCGTACGTCTGGGTCTGCGACGAGTTCTACGAGGTCGACAGCGGCGGAACGGTCCAGCGGATCGACGACCGGGAGGTCCACGTCGCCTTCGAGTCGCCGATGCCGCGGGGGTTCGACACCCGACAGCAGGCCGTTGAGGGGGCCAAGGAACACGTCCGCACGCAGTTCGCCCGGATCGGGGTCGATCCGGAGGCCGTCGAACTCGAGGTCGAGAAAGTCGAACGATCGGATCAAACCTGA